In Streptomyces dangxiongensis, one DNA window encodes the following:
- a CDS encoding helix-turn-helix domain-containing protein: MTFDPEQLGQPKQELAALLKELRKRAGLTGDRLARRCNVSQSKISRIENGKAQPSLLDLERILRAVVAPPEVIEEVIALARLANTEWQDLRSLRRRGLEKKQTELAALESSSTEFRFFLLSMITGLLSTPEYIRASLANSPADATKTIAKKLERQEVLYNTKKRFTFILTEQAVRWPLLPPAAMAMQIDRLASLTHLPNVKLGVIPIAGDKPMAPMDTFTVYDNTLATVENTTGVVILRDPRDIEMHLELFSTLEGYALFGAEARALLTEWAAACRS; the protein is encoded by the coding sequence GTGACGTTCGACCCTGAACAGTTGGGGCAGCCGAAGCAAGAATTGGCCGCCCTGCTGAAAGAACTACGCAAGCGAGCCGGCCTCACTGGAGACCGGCTCGCTCGGCGTTGCAACGTGTCCCAATCGAAGATCAGTCGGATCGAGAACGGGAAAGCGCAACCGAGCCTGCTCGACCTGGAGAGAATCCTCCGGGCTGTCGTTGCTCCGCCCGAGGTCATCGAGGAGGTCATTGCCCTCGCGAGGCTGGCCAATACCGAGTGGCAAGACCTGCGCTCGCTGCGGCGAAGGGGGCTGGAGAAGAAGCAGACCGAACTTGCCGCGCTCGAATCCTCCTCTACCGAGTTCCGTTTCTTCCTGCTCTCGATGATTACGGGACTGCTGTCCACCCCTGAGTACATCCGGGCAAGCCTTGCCAATTCACCGGCTGATGCCACTAAGACGATCGCGAAGAAGCTGGAGCGGCAGGAGGTTCTTTACAACACGAAGAAGCGATTCACCTTCATCCTTACCGAACAGGCCGTGAGGTGGCCACTCCTGCCCCCGGCCGCGATGGCGATGCAGATTGACCGGCTGGCCTCATTGACCCACCTGCCGAATGTGAAGCTCGGCGTCATTCCAATCGCGGGAGACAAGCCCATGGCTCCGATGGACACCTTCACTGTCTACGACAACACCCTGGCCACTGTGGAGAACACCACCGGAGTCGTGATCCTGAGAGATCCACGCGACATCGAAATGCATTTAGAACTGTTCTCGACACTGGAGGGGTACGCGCTGTTCGGGGCCGAAGCGCGAGCCTTGTTGACGGAGTGGGCTGCCGCCTGCCGTTCATGA
- a CDS encoding SDR family NAD(P)-dependent oxidoreductase, whose product MSKPLTGKVALVTGGSRGLGAATVRLLAEQGADVAFTYVSSEKQAQAVVDEVHGKGAKAVAFQSDQADTSRAPALIDDVVAHFGGLDILVNNAAISVAGTVDDPDADTAALDRMHATNYLGVISVIRAASRVLRTGGRVITVSSGLGSRVGAPGLADYAATKSGIERYTMGVARDLGPRNITANVVEAGLMEGGMQPPDPETLNALVSSLSLQRMGHPDEIAAAIAFLASPAASYVTGAVLDAHGGYNA is encoded by the coding sequence ATGAGCAAGCCACTCACGGGCAAGGTCGCCCTGGTCACCGGGGGGTCGCGCGGACTGGGAGCCGCGACCGTACGACTGCTGGCCGAGCAGGGCGCTGACGTCGCCTTCACCTACGTCAGCTCCGAGAAACAGGCGCAGGCCGTCGTCGACGAGGTGCACGGCAAGGGAGCCAAGGCCGTCGCCTTCCAGTCCGACCAGGCGGACACGAGCCGGGCGCCGGCGCTGATCGACGACGTAGTCGCGCACTTCGGCGGCCTGGACATCCTCGTCAACAACGCGGCGATCTCCGTGGCCGGCACGGTGGACGACCCGGACGCCGACACCGCCGCACTGGACCGGATGCACGCCACCAACTACCTCGGCGTGATCTCCGTCATCCGGGCCGCCTCCCGAGTGCTGCGCACGGGCGGCCGCGTCATCACGGTGAGTTCCGGACTGGGCTCCCGGGTCGGCGCCCCCGGCCTTGCCGACTATGCGGCGACCAAGTCCGGGATCGAGAGGTACACCATGGGCGTCGCACGCGACCTCGGGCCCCGGAACATCACGGCCAACGTCGTAGAGGCCGGACTGATGGAGGGCGGCATGCAACCGCCGGACCCCGAGACCCTCAATGCCCTGGTCAGCTCGCTGTCCCTGCAACGCATGGGGCACCCCGACGAAATCGCCGCGGCGATCGCCTTCCTGGCGAGCCCCGCCGCGTCGTACGTCACGGGCGCGGTGCTGGACGCCCACGGCGGCTACAACGCCTGA
- a CDS encoding Rrf2 family transcriptional regulator, with translation MSANSRLTIAAHALAWIGLYQRQGHEVATSEQIATSANTNPVVIRRLLGELRRAGLVESRRGVGAGWSLARELESMTLLDVYEAVEPGPLFAMHRTTPDQGCVVGHGIQPAMQSIYEGIEETVRHELARVTLANVLRDVLAAPR, from the coding sequence ATGAGCGCCAACAGCAGGCTGACCATCGCGGCCCACGCGCTGGCCTGGATCGGCCTCTATCAGCGCCAGGGCCATGAGGTCGCCACCTCCGAGCAGATCGCGACCAGCGCGAACACCAACCCCGTGGTGATCAGACGGCTGCTCGGCGAGCTGCGCAGGGCCGGGCTCGTAGAGTCCCGGCGGGGCGTGGGCGCGGGCTGGTCGCTGGCACGCGAGCTGGAGTCGATGACCCTGCTCGACGTGTACGAGGCAGTGGAACCCGGCCCGCTGTTCGCAATGCACCGCACCACCCCGGACCAGGGATGCGTGGTGGGTCACGGCATCCAGCCGGCAATGCAGAGCATCTACGAGGGCATCGAGGAGACTGTGAGACACGAGCTGGCCCGCGTCACGCTCGCGAACGTACTCCGGGACGTACTCGCGGCACCTCGCTAG
- a CDS encoding IS5 family transposase (programmed frameshift): MSTRPWIVDDDLWALIEPLLPPWPEKSPGPRPVADRLCLQGILYVLHNDIAWQLLPLELGFGSGQTCWRRLERWQQAGVFDQLHRILLAELNAAGELDWSRACVDGPHPREKGGADTGPSPVDRRKTGSKHHLICDGRGTPLKVITTAANVNDVTQTLALVDGIPPVAGRRGRPRRRPDSLLGDKGYDSNPNRRELRKRRILPVISRKGAPNVKGLGKLRYVVEQTFALLHQFKRLAVRWERRTELHDAFVSLACSLICWRRLKKVRP, translated from the exons GTGAGCACCCGGCCATGGATCGTGGACGACGACTTGTGGGCGCTGATCGAGCCGCTGCTGCCGCCCTGGCCGGAGAAGTCGCCGGGCCCACGGCCGGTGGCGGACCGGCTGTGTCTGCAGGGCATCCTGTACGTCCTGCACAACGACATAGCCTGGCAACTCCTGCCGCTGGAGCTGGGATTCGGTTCCGGGCAGACCTGTTGGCGGCGCCTGGAGCGGTGGCAGCAGGCCGGGGTCTTCGACCAACTGCACCGCATCCTGCTCGCCGAGCTGAACGCGGCCGGCGAACTCGACTGGTCCCGCGCGTGCGTGGACGGC CCACATCCGCGCGAAAAAGGGGGCGCCGACACTGGTCCGTCACCGGTCGACCGACGGAAGACGGGTAGCAAGCACCACCTGATCTGCGACGGACGCGGCACCCCGCTCAAGGTCATCACCACCGCGGCCAACGTCAACGACGTCACCCAGACCCTCGCCCTGGTCGACGGCATCCCGCCCGTGGCCGGACGGCGCGGGCGCCCGCGCCGCCGCCCCGACTCGCTCCTCGGTGACAAGGGCTACGACTCCAACCCCAACCGCCGAGAGCTGCGCAAGCGGCGGATCTTGCCGGTCATCTCCCGCAAGGGCGCCCCGAACGTCAAGGGCTTGGGCAAGCTCCGCTACGTCGTCGAGCAGACCTTCGCCCTGCTCCACCAGTTCAAACGCCTTGCCGTCCGTTGGGAACGCCGAACCGAACTCCACGATGCTTTCGTCTCGTTGGCCTGTAGCCTCATCTGCTGGAGACGCCTCAAGAAGGTCCGCCCATGA
- a CDS encoding aldo/keto reductase, which yields MRAVSQAARTALAAGSPWVDTAPNYARGLAHEELRPVIGEYPTVRVATKTGFFTAEQGRTALTEGVLTREEAAGRHSLERGFVRWQTKRSLAALGRVDLVFVHNPEHHGHGLDRAVLHGRVREAFTALEEFAHAGRIGGYGVATWSGLTSGALSVPELLTLARQAVGSAEHHFTALQMPVSLIMDAPITQALNGGGPLVQAKDAGVITFGSAPLHGGGLIDAMTPELVNLIRPGLSAAAAALLAAGSCPGLDVVLTSASIREHWDDAAKALAAPLTAQELRRVTDELADG from the coding sequence GTGCGTGCCGTCAGTCAAGCAGCACGCACCGCCCTGGCCGCCGGTAGTCCCTGGGTGGACACGGCCCCGAACTACGCCCGTGGTCTGGCGCATGAGGAACTGCGCCCGGTTATCGGGGAGTACCCCACCGTGCGGGTAGCCACGAAGACGGGGTTCTTCACGGCGGAGCAAGGCCGCACCGCCCTGACTGAGGGCGTGCTCACCCGGGAGGAGGCGGCCGGTAGGCACAGCCTTGAACGGGGCTTCGTCCGCTGGCAGACGAAGCGATCCTTGGCCGCGCTCGGGCGCGTGGACCTTGTGTTCGTGCACAACCCCGAGCACCACGGGCACGGCCTTGACCGTGCCGTTCTGCACGGGCGTGTACGGGAAGCCTTCACAGCGCTGGAGGAGTTCGCCCATGCGGGTCGGATCGGCGGGTACGGCGTCGCCACCTGGTCGGGCCTGACCTCCGGAGCGCTCAGCGTGCCCGAGTTGCTCACGCTCGCCCGGCAGGCGGTCGGTTCCGCTGAGCATCACTTCACGGCCTTGCAGATGCCCGTCAGCTTGATCATGGATGCCCCGATCACACAGGCCCTGAACGGCGGCGGACCACTGGTGCAGGCGAAGGACGCGGGGGTGATCACGTTCGGCTCTGCTCCCCTGCACGGGGGCGGACTCATTGACGCCATGACACCCGAACTGGTGAACCTCATCCGCCCCGGCCTGTCGGCCGCAGCCGCTGCCCTGCTGGCCGCTGGCTCGTGCCCTGGCCTCGATGTCGTCCTCACCTCCGCGAGCATCCGCGAGCACTGGGACGATGCGGCCAAGGCTCTGGCTGCGCCGCTGACGGCCCAGGAACTCAGGAGGGTGACGGATGAACTCGCCGATGGATGA